The following DNA comes from Equus caballus isolate H_3958 breed thoroughbred chromosome 15, TB-T2T, whole genome shotgun sequence.
GAATATAATAAAGGCAGGCAGCAGACCGATGTACCAACAGCCACTATTTCCTGCTAAATTTTCATGGAAATGTATATTTGAGGAGACAGTGGGGAGAGTCAAAGAGATCTGCTTGAATCTGATGACAGAGGAAAGACCTTGAAAGACTGGagacaaaagaatgaagaaggaaCTCTTATTCAGATAACATCCATCGCACATCCTCATAAGCATTTAGATTTGGAATTAATTTAATAAAGAGACTGAAGTCCACAGAGTTCTTTCCTGTTGCTTCATTGTGAATAAGCTTTATTAGTGTTTTGTGTCCACTGATTTCACAAATTATAATACTATCACCTTTTGAATATAATTGTGACGTTTTTGAGTTAGCCTCAGAagccttcctcctttttctctgatAATGATGACAGATTTTTACTGCTCCATCCACCCTTAGACATCTGTACTCTTTTGGCTAAGAACATTTTGTGAGAACATGTGGGTTGGGGCAGAGCTTTTTCTTGGCAGACCTAAGAGATGGCCCTGAGAGTGGATGCAGGAAGAGGTTGCCAGGTAATTGCTAAAAGGCCAGAGGGTGAAGGGTAGCCGTCTCTAGGAACAGGCCCGCCCAGATGTCACACCACAGTATTGATGCTTGTCTGCTTGATTCTCTTATCCATAAGAGAAAAGCCAGGCTGTTGGAAACCTTCCACGGGACTTTTGCTCCTGAGGCCCTCCTAACCCTGCGTGGAAGCCAAGAGGTTTTCCAATGGGCTAGTCCAAGCCCAAGTCCAATAGTTCTCAAAGATTATTTCATACACTATCAGAGATGATAGAATGGAGCAGTTAATTATGTTCCTTTCAGAGACAGACCAGGGTTTTAATGTCCGATCAGGAGTTTACTATCTGTATGACTTTCAACAAGTAGttaacctgtctgagcctcagttctcccACCACCAAAATCGGCTAATGATATCTACTGCACAGGTTATTGTGAGGGCACTGATCATCACACAACTCCAGGATTGCTATTCACACAGACTACTGGAAATGGCAAATGCTAGGGATTGTGTAACACAGCAATGCTGGTTATTTTAAGTGTTAAATATAATGATCCAGGTGAAGAATTTAGCATGTGTCTGGGACAGTGTTTAAGAATggaacctaaaaaataaaagagtggaTCCTAGTGCCATTCTGTCAGAGAGTCGACTATGATTTGCTGTTGTTCCATTTTGGAACTTGCTTCTAAGAAGGAAAATAGTTTGGGGCACAGAAAACACAATGTGCAAAGACCTGGAGGTAGGAAAGTGTTGTCATGTTCAGGGAATGGAAAGAGTTTCCATATTCTGGAGCTCAGAGGCCAGATCCTAAACGATCTGAACTGCTTATTGAGGAGTTTGGGTTTGTCTGCAGGACAATAGGCAACCAGTGAAGATTTTTAAGGGAATTGAGAAAGTTCGATCTGCACTAAGTTCGTCTGCAATGAGACAGACCAGGTTTGAATCTCTGTTCAGTGTTTACTATCTCTATGCTGCACTGCTGTCTAGAACAAATATGTAATCTGTCCGATCCTTACAGATTCCCAAGACATTTTAAGTTGCAAATCTTACAAAAGGGTcactaaaatttttctttctcctttttaaactTTAGATGTCTACTGTATCATTTTATGTACCCACCAGGCACTGGGATCATTtataaatcagattttttaataATAGGCAAATGCTGGTCTCCTTGTTTCCAGCCCTGCCCTTACAGTCTGTTCTCCACTGAACCAGCAGAGAGatcctttgaaaaggaaaattagatcATATCATGTTTCTGATCAGAACCCCCTATGACCCCCATTTCTCTCCCAATCAAAGCCAGTGCCTTACAGTGGCCTCAGTGCCCCTCGGGATCCATCTGCACTGTGTTCCCAGCTCCTGAGCCCTGCTCCCCTTGCTTCCTAGACTATGCAAAGCACAGCTCCATCAGGGCCTCTGTACGTACTTAGAATTCTCTTCCTGCAGATTTCCACAAGGCTTGGTGCCCTGCTTCTTTCAGGACTTTGCTGAGATGTCACCTTATCGGAAAGGTCCTCCTTAACCATCCCATATAAAATCCTCTGTGCCATGTGTGTGccatgtgcgtgcacacacacacgtagacTCCCTCTCTTAACTCATGttgcttccccaccccccaccactaCAGCATTTTTTACCATCTGACATTTATGTTTATGTCTTTGTTTCCTCCCCATGAGAATATAAGCTTAGTGAGGacagactttgttttttttttaattcgcTGGTCAATTCTCAGGACCTAGAAGAGATCCTCGTGGGTGATTCTAAAATACGTATTAGGCGCTCATACATATTTGTGGAGTAAGTGGCTGCATAAGGGAATTGGACCTAGATCTTCCCCTCCTCTTGCAGGCTGGTTCAATGTCACCTTGTTTTAAGCAGAGATCCTACATCCAGACCAAGCCCTGTAATGACTTAACAAGCAGACACATTGAACATGAACTTTCGCATATTTTTACAATATGCTACTTCtattttttggatttttatttagAATGGAATTCTTCCACTGTGACTCTCTGCTGTGTCTTTTTTAGTATGGGAAAAATGTCGAAGAAGCTTATCTCTCAATAGTGATGAGCTAAAAAGGGTTTTAGGTGATGGTGGGTTCTCTGAGGGGCTGCCAGAATGTACTGGGCCAGAGAGGTTCTCCTGGGCCTTGGTGCAGTTTTCAGTAGAAGCCACCAGcagcaaacatgggccagagaatGTAAATGAATGTGGGGGCCACTCTCAGCCAGCCTGAGGCTAGGAGAGGCTCTAATCCTGCCCCACTTTTTACTTTCTATCAGGCCACAAGGCTATGTTCTGACTCAGGACCCCTTCCTCTCACCACTCGGACCGGCCCCTCCTGCTAGGTCTTCCAGCCCAGAGTTACCGTGACTGGGAACAGACCCTCCTCTACTTCCGTGTCCCCTCTGCAAGCCCTGGAGGCAGAGGTGATGTAAGGTCCCAGCTGAGTTTTGTCTGCGTCGGTGGGTGAACTTGGAGCTGTGGTGGCTCAATCCGCCGTGTTACTTTGCTTGCCAAGCTTTGTGCCGCTTATTGACTGTTGCCATATCCCTAATTGCCTACAGCCCTTCATCATATGTATACTTTGTGGTCATTGTCATTCTGCCACATGAGCTAATTTAGATGGAATTATTGCTCTTGCTTTTTTTTGGTCACTTGAACCCTCTATAGAACTAATGTGTGTTTTAGAATGACCATGGAAAGTATGACATTGACATCGAAAAGGAACATTTTATGGCTGGTAATGCTGATTTCACAGCCTGCCAGGCAAGAGTCTTACACCCCACTAGACCTGGACCTGGTTATCTCCCATTCCTGCTGTGGACAGCCCACGGATTCTAAAGCAAGATCTGTACACAGATGTGAAGAGCTGTACTTGAAGAATCAGATGCCCAGCTGCTAATGTATCAGGAGATCTGGGCTTGCTGAAAATTAGGAGGAAATATGCTCTCATCAAAACATGCTTTTGAAAACTCTACTTAATGTGTGGAAATGTTGCGTTACAGCAGAATATTTTTCCCTCCAGTACAAATACCATTGAGCTTTGATTGCAGACATGCTTGGAGATTTCTCTGTGTTTCCAAGTAAGTGTGGAGCCATAGGACATGATTTCATGAAATGCAGTGTAAGGTATGCCTCAGAATTTAGGACCATCCTTACGCCTTGTGTTGGTAGGATTTTTAGTCTGAACTTCAAAGCATCCATCTTAATAAGGTGATTTTGGCAATGAAACAGTTTCTGGAACTTGGTTGTAATAACCaaagtttagaagaaaatatagtttagcaacaaggagaaaattatttaatgcttcaaaagttttttttttcttattggctGTTACCATGCATAGATGTGTATTCAATAAGGCAAGGCTGTCATTAAACTTTTCATTTCCAATAAGTTAATTGTGTATCTTGCTCAGTGAATGGGGGACTACATGTAGGAAATCCATAAGGGTAGAGATTGAGTTATAAACCTTACAAAGGATTTCTTAACCACTGATGGATTCTTTGAATAATGATTCACCATGGATGCTGCGATAGTCAAATATAAACAAATCATTGGttaaagtaataaaaagaaatagttatGCTTTGGATCTGGCTCTaatgatgtgatttttttccaccTTTCCCCCATCTTATTTTCACCAGTAGGTTGGGACAGTTGGAAGTCTGCCGTTGTACAACATGCTGCGATTCAGTCTCTCGTCCACCTTTTCGATGGGATTTCATCTGTTAGCCATCTTGGCACTCTTATTTTTCCATGTGGACCGTGTAAGTGCTGAGACAGAAATGGAAGGAGAAGGCAATGAAACCGGTGAATGTACTGGCTCATATTACTGTAAGAAAGGGGTGATTTTACCCATTTGGGAGCCCCAAGACCCTTCCTTTGGGGACAAAATTGCTAGAGCTACTGTGTATTTTGTGGCCATGGTCTACATGTTTCTTGGAGTCTCTATCATTGCCGACCGGTTCATGTCCTCTATAGAAGTCATCACgtctcaagaaaaagaaataaccatAAAGAAACCCAATGGAGAGACTACCAAGACAACTGTGAGGATCTGGAATGAGACAGTTTCCAACCTGACCTTGATGGCCCTGGGATCTTCTGCTCCTGAGATTCTCCTGTCAGTAATTGAAGTGTGTGGCCATAACTTTACTGCGGGAGACCTCGGTCCTAGCACCATCGTGGGAAGTGCTGCATTCAATATGTTCATCATTATCGCGCTTTGTGTTTATGTGGTCCCAGATGGAGAGACGAGGAAGATTAAGCATTTACGTGTGTTCTTTGTGACGGCAGCCTGGAGCATCTTTGCCTATACCTGGCTTTACATTATTCTGTCTGTCATCTCTCCTGGGGTCGTGGAGGTCTGGGAAGGTTTgcttactttcttcttctttcccatctGTGTTGTGTTTGCTTGGGTAGCAGATAGGAGGCTTCTGTTTTACAAGTATGTCTACAAGAGGTATCGGGCTGGCAAGCAGAGGGGAATGATTATTGAACATGAAGGAGACAGGCCATCTTCCAAGACTGAAATTGAAATGGATGGGAAAGTGGTCAATTCCCATGTTGACAATTTCTTAGATGGCGCTCTTGTTCTGGAGGTCGATGAGAGGGACCAAGATGATGAAGAGGCTAGGAGAGAAATGGCTAGGATTCTGAAGGAACTCAAGCAGAAGCAtccagagaaagaaatagagcaaTTAATAGAATTAGCTAACTACCAAGTCCTAAGTCAGCAGCAAAAAAGTCGAGCATTTTACCGAATTCAAGCTACTCGCCTGATGACTGGAGCTGGCAACATTTTAAAGAGGCATGCAGCTGACCAAGCAAGGAAGGCTGTCAGCATGCACGAGGTCAACACTGAAGTGGCTGAAAATGACCCTGTTAGTAAGATCTTCTTTGAACAAGGGACATATCAGTGTCTGGAGAACTGTGGTACTGTAGCCCTGACCATTATCCGCAGAGGTGGTGATTTGACCAACACTGTGTTTGTTGACTTCAGAACCGAGGATGGCACAGCCAATGCTGGGTCCGATTATGAATTTACTGAAGGAACTGTAGTCTTTAAGCCTGGGGAGACCCAGAAGGAAATCAGAGTTGGCATCATTGATGATGATATCTTTGAGGAGGACGAAAATTTCCTTGTGCATCTCAGCAATGTCAAAGTGTCTTCTGAGGCTTCGGAAGATGGCATACTGGAAGCCAATCACATTTCTACACTCGCTTGCCTTGGATCGCCCTCCACTGCCACTGTGACTATTTTTGACGATGACCATGCAGGCATCTTTACTTTTGAGGAACCTGTGACTCATGTGAGTGAGAGCATTGGCATCATGGAAGTGAAAGTCTTGAGAACATCTGGAGCTCGAGGAAATGTTATCGTTCCCTATAAAACCATTGAAGGGACTGCCAGAGGTGGAGGGGAGGATTTTGAGGACACTTGTGGAGAGCTGGAATTCCAGAACGATGAAATTGTGTAAgttctttcatatatatacatgtatatatatatgctcgTGGTTGAGTGCATTTGtggatgtgagtgtgtgtgtttttttaaatggcataCAAGGAATGGAACAGTTATTATATACAACTGCTTTCAAAATATCAATCCTTGCTTGTGTGCACTTATCAATATGCTCTATACACAAAGATCTTAATTTGacatcaaatttttatttttacttttgtgcttttacatattttaagtaCATTATAGACCATGCTAGAATCAGTCTTGTGACACAGTTTTTCAAACCACTTATGGTGGGTTGAAAAATTGTGTTCTGTTTTGAATCACATAGTATACACACAGAATAGTGTGTCAAAACTTCACATTAGGTCCCCAACCTCATTACTGAGTACAGATTGGGAAAGCCCAAAAAGGAAACACGGCTGAAAAGAATTTCCTGGCTCCCAGGGCGGGCTGAAACTGTTTCTACTGCTTTTATCTGACACTGTGTTTTTGTGACAATATAAGGTGATGTTTCTGTTTAAATGCTAATGCTGAATTATGACTTAATGACCAATCCTTCTTCTTCAGTTTTATGCCAAAGTGGGAAAAGCCACACAGCTCTTATTTAGTTGCAACCTGGTTTTACTTTACATGATTAAACAAACCCTTTTACTCTACTTCTGTAgtgatgaaaagagaaataagattcTGTCCAAGCATCCTAGTTGACCAGGAGCAGTCAGTGAAAGGTAGTGCGGTGGGAACAATTTACTCTTCGTACTGGCGCTTTCCAGCGATACTTGCTGACCTTGTAACCGCAGAGAGCCTGGTTGCACAGTTCCCTTGACAGCTGCTATTTAGAGAGCTAGTCCTCCCCTCATGCCTAGGAGGGGGCATTGTGCTCACCAAAAGCAAACCAGAAAATTTGACTCAATGAGCAGTGTCCAAactagaaggaaggaagaatagaaacTGTCATATCTACAATGAAACAAAGGACATTAAAATGGATGATTATATTGGTTGACTCAGTGGCAACTTAggaatttcagaaaagaaaagaaagatataaaaaacaGTTAGTTTGAAAAATAGTTAATTCATATAAATGGCATGGGATAAGTCTAATGGGAAGTACATTTTTCCCCAGGATGAAATTTCTCCTACTGAAAATGTagggaaaacaaacacaaagggggtgggggatgggtagAGGGAACATATTTTCCTGAAAGAGATGAACAGTTACTGAGTGTGATATAATGAAATCAAACAAAGCAGAGATTATAATATCCATCTTTGATGTGTGTGGGGGGAGATAGCTTTTGATGATTATCTCTTTTAGGTTGGTTCTTATGTTGTGAATGTTCCACTTACTGAGATGTGCTTTGTTGGGACACTTGTTTTACTGAAAGATAGTAATATAATAGGAAATGAGTATCCTGTATACACAAGGAAAGACTTTCCCAAAGGCCTTGCATTGAATGTGATCCTGCCCATATTAGCACACATAAACTTTATTCCTTTGGTAGGAATTCTAtctcattatattttctaatcATTTCGGTTATTGAGCCCCCTTGAATTAGATAGCACTTGTAATCCATGTAAAAGTATATTACTTGTTATTAAAGGAATATTGCATGTTATTAAATGAACTCACAAGAGTAGCCCTTAAATATGACTAAattggtgttttgttttgcttattcattttacTTAGGATGTTTTCTCATGAAAATTTGGTCTTGCCTTCTGTTAAGAATAGTGACTCTAGACTTGTATATTTGAGAGTGAGGTTTTCCCTATCTATTCTGCTCTCCAGGACATTTACAAACCATAAATAAATAACCTTTCGGGCACAGtgtagaagaaggaagaaaaaaaaaaaggactcacAGTGATGTGATAGAATAATTTATTCTGCCAAGCTCCATTTAAAACATTCACCCTATGCCATTAAATTGATTTAATTCTTGCTAAGGAAGAAATATTGCCAAATCACAGCTTTAGAAATTTAGATATCCTGTGAAAATTGGTAAGACTCACCGGACTTATTGGCATGCCATCTCTGAATATGTGTTCTTAGGAGTATTCTAGATCAATTGCCAGTTCCTAGTTTTATAAGGAACGTACTGTATTTTGTTTGCTAAGTTgaaatatgaaattttagaaatggcaAAATGTTATTTATAAGTGGAATGAAAGACACAcctacattttttcttctttgtagaattttaattttaaagcattttcattttgatgttaTAGAGTGTTAGTGTTGACGGGCTTTGTAGATGCTTAATAGGTCTCTTGTTTGAATAAATTTGTTTGGATGACATAATGTTTCTAGAAAAACATAATATTAGCAAACAtcccttattcttttcttttttttaatggatcatTTTTCCTCTGGTAGTTGTTTCAATGACAGGTCCACACACATCCAAGTGAAAGAGAGAGTTTGTCAATCATGCAATGAAATTGAACTATGTAGACTTAACCCAATTTATCTTTAAGAATGAATTTATATGTCATTCAGTTACACAGTTAATCTCAAGAGATGACTTTCTTAAAAACATAGATGGGGCTGTTGACACCCCTGAGctttattaaatacttaaaaaaattgtttgtttgttagttAAACACTGTGCATGAAGCCAGAATTTATGCTTCTTTCCAGAGCACCATAAAAAGATTCCTGGAAAAACCTGGATTTAAAGTCCATCTAATTTTAAGAAGCCATTAACCAAAGTTGAAATAGGGTCCAATCTGATTAGGGATGGAGAGCAAGAAACAGTCAGCTTTATTGATTCTTTGGTTTCTAAAACAAGATAGATTCCTAATCTTTGGTCTTATTTTAGTGTGGAAGAagtcatttaaatttataatataagCATGTTTGTACctattcattcatatttttacataaatgagtTGAATTATTTCAACTTGACCTGTTTTAAGATCGAAATCTGTATTTGAGAAAAATACTGATAAATGATAAGCGGTGCATGTAGTCTCTAATAAAACGTATTCTcagcaaaacattttaaaattacaatgcAAAAACACATTAAATAGATGTAATTAACAGTTAGCACATGCTTTTGTATAAACTCAATCAATGACAAATGCTAAACCCATGCCAGCTAATCTTGATTTTTAACAGGGAATTCTGTCCAGTTTTAACAGctaataaaaaataagtgaagaatATGCTACTTTGATTTGTGGTTTGGTAGGTGATAGCCACAAATTTGAAGTGCTACTAATGTTGTTCTTTAATGCTGCTAGTTTAGTGGTAATAATTATTACAAAATGTTTGGTTTCCCAAGATCTAAAATTAGGTTGACTGTTCTAGAAAATGTTAAGGTTATTTAACTAGTGTAGATACAAATCCAGTTTAATTGCTTAGTTATAACCCACTAATAATATCGTTTTTGGAAGATGACTCAAAAGATCATGAGCATTTGCTGTTATATATTTATAAGACAGAATTGAAAAACAGAGTATGCACGTTGGAAAATTTGCACAATATATTGCTTAGCAAATCAGTTTACTGGGAGTTCCTAGCCACAGCATAATTTATTGAATAAGGGATCTGTCCaaaattaattttgctttaaCTATTACATTTTCAAGAATGGTTGTAACTTCATCAGCTCTGGGAAATATAATATGCAAGACATCTCAACAAATATAGCTCTTTGACACTAAatgtttacatcttttttttggaaaaagaaatagaaaggaaataaaatttcagtaTTATAGAGATTAtatggaattattattattatattcccCGGAAAATAAATACTTTGTGTTTGGTATTTATATTGACAttattcttctcttgctctgtATAATTCCAAGGAATAAAGACCTAGCTATATGAAACAGCAATTCAATTCTGAGAGTGGAACAAATATGTGATACAAGAAGGCAgccagctataaaaaaagatgaaagagaaatattaagaaaacttgATGTGATCAGAACAGAAGAATAATTATGTGTGTATGGGGGAAtcagaaatgatgaaaaatagTAGAGAAAAGAACATTAGACAAGAAAGGCTATTACCACACATCACCTTGAATCCCACATATTCAAgatttgctttttactttatGGCAGGAGAATTGCATTTAGCCTATCAAAATGATGGAAGCATGATATTTTACATTGACGTAAAATTTTCCTAGGTAATGTGCTAATGTTAGAAATTTAGttggaataattttagaattttaatggATTGATTTCTGCTTTGGCAGATTATCTTTTCAGACTGGAATGTTTCTCTTCTTAGACTCAAACCACATGTAGTATCATCTGCAAATCTAAATTATAAGTATaggaaatgtttttataaatGCATATGTGCTTATGAAGGCATAACTGTTATAAAAATAAGACAGAGTAAGAGCCAAAAACGAAATTTACGACTTCTAATTCACTACTGCCAGGAGCCTAAATTGATTACTTGCAGAAAGGTTGTTTACTATGTCAACCAGATTGCCATGTTTGCTGTGATAATCTCATTTTCCCACTG
Coding sequences within:
- the SLC8A1 gene encoding sodium/calcium exchanger 1 isoform X7; translation: MQRCWGSRPPHPLDSALRSSLLLVGTVGSLPLYNMLRFSLSSTFSMGFHLLAILALLFFHVDRVSAETEMEGEGNETGECTGSYYCKKGVILPIWEPQDPSFGDKIARATVYFVAMVYMFLGVSIIADRFMSSIEVITSQEKEITIKKPNGETTKTTVRIWNETVSNLTLMALGSSAPEILLSVIEVCGHNFTAGDLGPSTIVGSAAFNMFIIIALCVYVVPDGETRKIKHLRVFFVTAAWSIFAYTWLYIILSVISPGVVEVWEGLLTFFFFPICVVFAWVADRRLLFYKYVYKRYRAGKQRGMIIEHEGDRPSSKTEIEMDGKVVNSHVDNFLDGALVLEVDERDQDDEEARREMARILKELKQKHPEKEIEQLIELANYQVLSQQQKSRAFYRIQATRLMTGAGNILKRHAADQARKAVSMHEVNTEVAENDPVSKIFFEQGTYQCLENCGTVALTIIRRGGDLTNTVFVDFRTEDGTANAGSDYEFTEGTVVFKPGETQKEIRVGIIDDDIFEEDENFLVHLSNVKVSSEASEDGILEANHISTLACLGSPSTATVTIFDDDHAGIFTFEEPVTHVSESIGIMEVKVLRTSGARGNVIVPYKTIEGTARGGGEDFEDTCGELEFQNDEIVKTISVKVIDDEEYEKNKTFFLEIGEPCLVEMSEKKGGFTITGQPVFRKVHAREHPIPSTVITIADEYDDKQPLTSKEEEERRIAEMGRPILGEHTKLEVIIEESYEFKSTVDKLIKKTNLALVVGTNSWREQFIEAITVSAGEDDDDDECGEEKLPSCFDYVMHFLTVFWKVLFAFVPPTEYWNGWACFIVSILMIGVLTAFIGDLASHFGCTIGLKDSVTAVVFVALGTSVPDTFASKVAATQDQYADASIGNVTGSNAVNVFLGIGVAWSIAAIYHAANGEQFKVSPGTLAFSVTLFTIFAFINVGVLLYRRRPEIGGELGGPRTAKLLTSCLFVLLWLLYIFFSSLEAYCHIKGF
- the SLC8A1 gene encoding sodium/calcium exchanger 1 isoform X10, with translation MQRCWGSRPPHPLDSALRSSLLLVGTVGSLPLYNMLRFSLSSTFSMGFHLLAILALLFFHVDRVSAETEMEGEGNETGECTGSYYCKKGVILPIWEPQDPSFGDKIARATVYFVAMVYMFLGVSIIADRFMSSIEVITSQEKEITIKKPNGETTKTTVRIWNETVSNLTLMALGSSAPEILLSVIEVCGHNFTAGDLGPSTIVGSAAFNMFIIIALCVYVVPDGETRKIKHLRVFFVTAAWSIFAYTWLYIILSVISPGVVEVWEGLLTFFFFPICVVFAWVADRRLLFYKYVYKRYRAGKQRGMIIEHEGDRPSSKTEIEMDGKVVNSHVDNFLDGALVLEVDERDQDDEEARREMARILKELKQKHPEKEIEQLIELANYQVLSQQQKSRAFYRIQATRLMTGAGNILKRHAADQARKAVSMHEVNTEVAENDPVSKIFFEQGTYQCLENCGTVALTIIRRGGDLTNTVFVDFRTEDGTANAGSDYEFTEGTVVFKPGETQKEIRVGIIDDDIFEEDENFLVHLSNVKVSSEASEDGILEANHISTLACLGSPSTATVTIFDDDHAGIFTFEEPVTHVSESIGIMEVKVLRTSGARGNVIVPYKTIEGTARGGGEDFEDTCGELEFQNDEIVKIITIRIFDREEYEKECSFSLVLEEPKWIRRGMKALLLNELGGFTITDEYDDKQPLTSKEEEERRIAEMGRPILGEHTKLEVIIEESYEFKSTVDKLIKKTNLALVVGTNSWREQFIEAITVSAGEDDDDDECGEEKLPSCFDYVMHFLTVFWKVLFAFVPPTEYWNGWACFIVSILMIGVLTAFIGDLASHFGCTIGLKDSVTAVVFVALGTSVPDTFASKVAATQDQYADASIGNVTGSNAVNVFLGIGVAWSIAAIYHAANGEQFKVSPGTLAFSVTLFTIFAFINVGVLLYRRRPEIGGELGGPRTAKLLTSCLFVLLWLLYIFFSSLEAYCHIKGF
- the SLC8A1 gene encoding sodium/calcium exchanger 1 isoform X3 — protein: MQRCWGSRPPHPLDSALRSSLLLVGTVGSLPLYNMLRFSLSSTFSMGFHLLAILALLFFHVDRVSAETEMEGEGNETGECTGSYYCKKGVILPIWEPQDPSFGDKIARATVYFVAMVYMFLGVSIIADRFMSSIEVITSQEKEITIKKPNGETTKTTVRIWNETVSNLTLMALGSSAPEILLSVIEVCGHNFTAGDLGPSTIVGSAAFNMFIIIALCVYVVPDGETRKIKHLRVFFVTAAWSIFAYTWLYIILSVISPGVVEVWEGLLTFFFFPICVVFAWVADRRLLFYKYVYKRYRAGKQRGMIIEHEGDRPSSKTEIEMDGKVVNSHVDNFLDGALVLEVDERDQDDEEARREMARILKELKQKHPEKEIEQLIELANYQVLSQQQKSRAFYRIQATRLMTGAGNILKRHAADQARKAVSMHEVNTEVAENDPVSKIFFEQGTYQCLENCGTVALTIIRRGGDLTNTVFVDFRTEDGTANAGSDYEFTEGTVVFKPGETQKEIRVGIIDDDIFEEDENFLVHLSNVKVSSEASEDGILEANHISTLACLGSPSTATVTIFDDDHAGIFTFEEPVTHVSESIGIMEVKVLRTSGARGNVIVPYKTIEGTARGGGEDFEDTCGELEFQNDEIVKTISVKVIDDEEYEKNKTFFLEIGEPCLVEMSEKKALLLNELGGFTITGQPVFRKVHAREHPIPSTVITIADEYDDKQPLTSKEEEERRIAEMGRPILGEHTKLEVIIEESYEFKSTVDKLIKKTNLALVVGTNSWREQFIEAITVSAGEDDDDDECGEEKLPSCFDYVMHFLTVFWKVLFAFVPPTEYWNGWACFIVSILMIGVLTAFIGDLASHFGCTIGLKDSVTAVVFVALGTSVPDTFASKVAATQDQYADASIGNVTGSNAVNVFLGIGVAWSIAAIYHAANGEQFKVSPGTLAFSVTLFTIFAFINVGVLLYRRRPEIGGELGGPRTAKLLTSCLFVLLWLLYIFFSSLEAYCHIKGF
- the SLC8A1 gene encoding sodium/calcium exchanger 1 isoform X1; protein product: MQRCWGSRPPHPLDSALRSSLLLVGTVGSLPLYNMLRFSLSSTFSMGFHLLAILALLFFHVDRVSAETEMEGEGNETGECTGSYYCKKGVILPIWEPQDPSFGDKIARATVYFVAMVYMFLGVSIIADRFMSSIEVITSQEKEITIKKPNGETTKTTVRIWNETVSNLTLMALGSSAPEILLSVIEVCGHNFTAGDLGPSTIVGSAAFNMFIIIALCVYVVPDGETRKIKHLRVFFVTAAWSIFAYTWLYIILSVISPGVVEVWEGLLTFFFFPICVVFAWVADRRLLFYKYVYKRYRAGKQRGMIIEHEGDRPSSKTEIEMDGKVVNSHVDNFLDGALVLEVDERDQDDEEARREMARILKELKQKHPEKEIEQLIELANYQVLSQQQKSRAFYRIQATRLMTGAGNILKRHAADQARKAVSMHEVNTEVAENDPVSKIFFEQGTYQCLENCGTVALTIIRRGGDLTNTVFVDFRTEDGTANAGSDYEFTEGTVVFKPGETQKEIRVGIIDDDIFEEDENFLVHLSNVKVSSEASEDGILEANHISTLACLGSPSTATVTIFDDDHAGIFTFEEPVTHVSESIGIMEVKVLRTSGARGNVIVPYKTIEGTARGGGEDFEDTCGELEFQNDEIVKTISVKVIDDEEYEKNKTFFLEIGEPCLVEMSEKKALLLNELGGFTITGKYLYGQPVFRKVHAREHPIPSTVITIADEYDDKQPLTSKEEEERRIAEMGRPILGEHTKLEVIIEESYEFKSTVDKLIKKTNLALVVGTNSWREQFIEAITVSAGEDDDDDECGEEKLPSCFDYVMHFLTVFWKVLFAFVPPTEYWNGWACFIVSILMIGVLTAFIGDLASHFGCTIGLKDSVTAVVFVALGTSVPDTFASKVAATQDQYADASIGNVTGSNAVNVFLGIGVAWSIAAIYHAANGEQFKVSPGTLAFSVTLFTIFAFINVGVLLYRRRPEIGGELGGPRTAKLLTSCLFVLLWLLYIFFSSLEAYCHIKGF
- the SLC8A1 gene encoding sodium/calcium exchanger 1 isoform X15, which encodes MQRCWGSRPPHPLDSALRSSLLLVGTVGSLPLYNMLRFSLSSTFSMGFHLLAILALLFFHVDRVSAETEMEGEGNETGECTGSYYCKKGVILPIWEPQDPSFGDKIARATVYFVAMVYMFLGVSIIADRFMSSIEVITSQEKEITIKKPNGETTKTTVRIWNETVSNLTLMALGSSAPEILLSVIEVCGHNFTAGDLGPSTIVGSAAFNMFIIIALCVYVVPDGETRKIKHLRVFFVTAAWSIFAYTWLYIILSVISPGVVEVWEGLLTFFFFPICVVFAWVADRRLLFYKYVYKRYRAGKQRGMIIEHEGDRPSSKTEIEMDGKVVNSHVDNFLDGALVLEVDERDQDDEEARREMARILKELKQKHPEKEIEQLIELANYQVLSQQQKSRAFYRIQATRLMTGAGNILKRHAADQARKAVSMHEVNTEVAENDPVSKIFFEQGTYQCLENCGTVALTIIRRGGDLTNTVFVDFRTEDGTANAGSDYEFTEGTVVFKPGETQKEIRVGIIDDDIFEEDENFLVHLSNVKVSSEASEDGILEANHISTLACLGSPSTATVTIFDDDHAGIFTFEEPVTHVSESIGIMEVKVLRTSGARGNVIVPYKTIEGTARGGGEDFEDTCGELEFQNDEIVKIITIRIFDREEYEKECSFSLVLEEPKWIRRGMKGGFTITDEYDDKQPLTSKEEEERRIAEMGRPILGEHTKLEVIIEESYEFKSTVDKLIKKTNLALVVGTNSWREQFIEAITVSAGEDDDDDECGEEKLPSCFDYVMHFLTVFWKVLFAFVPPTEYWNGWACFIVSILMIGVLTAFIGDLASHFGCTIGLKDSVTAVVFVALGTSVPDTFASKVAATQDQYADASIGNVTGSNAVNVFLGIGVAWSIAAIYHAANGEQFKVSPGTLAFSVTLFTIFAFINVGVLLYRRRPEIGGELGGPRTAKLLTSCLFVLLWLLYIFFSSLEAYCHIKGF